In candidate division WWE3 bacterium, the following are encoded in one genomic region:
- a CDS encoding NYN domain-containing protein, with translation MSKSASRNLVIIDGSNFYHKAKKLAPTVHLSHVDYRQLLSKVLDIGIHKMDILYCVGEVINIRGDAKSKLLFANQQALFYLLEQQKIIIKRGYLLKTGSIYHEKGVDVRMALEIQRGALTSTYDSCFLVSSDTDLLPAVEEARTIGKEVVYVGFENSLSSAMTKGCSRTRVITKVILEETPKYQKK, from the coding sequence GTGTCTAAATCAGCATCTAGAAATCTGGTAATAATTGATGGCAGTAATTTTTATCACAAAGCCAAGAAATTAGCCCCAACTGTTCATTTATCTCATGTAGATTACCGTCAACTCTTATCAAAAGTTTTAGATATTGGTATTCACAAAATGGACATTCTTTATTGTGTCGGTGAAGTAATCAATATTCGCGGAGACGCAAAATCCAAACTACTTTTCGCTAATCAGCAGGCCCTGTTTTACTTATTGGAACAACAAAAGATTATAATCAAGAGGGGATATTTATTGAAAACAGGTAGCATTTATCACGAGAAGGGAGTTGACGTAAGAATGGCATTAGAGATTCAACGTGGGGCTCTTACCAGCACTTATGATTCTTGTTTCTTAGTATCTTCTGACACTGATTTACTCCCGGCGGTTGAAGAAGCCCGTACAATAGGAAAAGAAGTGGTTTATGTTGGTTTTGAGAATTCGCTTAGTAGCGCAATGACAAAAGGTTGTTCCAGAACAAGAGTGATCACGAAAGTAATTCTTGAAGAGACGCCGAAATATCAGAAAAAATAA